TCTATATTACATCGCTGTATTTAGATCTCGCTAACACGTTCTGTCTCTCTCTGAGAGAGacagagggagagagagagagagggacagagagagagatagagagagagagagagatttatttatcattaataaaaataacgATTTTCTAATCAATTTGTATTGATTATATTAAGACGATTTAAAGATTTCATTCATGTTTTTACTTCTGCGtttgatgtttgaaattaaaacataaaacattaCTTCTTGTCGAACGAAACAACTGATAATTACAAGGTTAAAAACGTAATGAAAAAATTGAGTACGCATAGAATTGGAATTACTCTCTGGATCAAAGTATACTTCCATAGATTTACATTCGTCTTGAAACCTTCTTGTGATGTTAGAAGAGAGAAGGCTCACTCAGGGTATTGAATTTTTGCCGAACAACAGACCTTCTGTGCTGTTGACTTGGAAAGTATTTCAAATACAGGAAGATTGCATATTTAAACACACTAcctttttaagttttaatttcattttcagtgTAAACAGATGTGACTTTGAATGATAAGACTACTTCTTGTTACTATGGCTTGTAGAAGAGAACTTGTCAGAAAAGAGGAAACGCAGGATTGGGATTAAAGATTGTTTCTTGTCTTTGTATTTTACAGAATGATTGCTGATCCAATGCAGTGAGTGAATCCGTTTAAGCAGGACTTAGGGATGGGTACAGGGTTCAGTGTAGTATGCTCGAGCAAAAGATCGGTCATCATCTCTAACAGTATCCGGGCAGTCAGAAAGGACCCGGATGTGGAAGCAGACGACACGCCTGTCAGAATCCCGAGTAAACTTCATGCTTGCGAGTCACGTGACTCCGGTATAGTCGAAAACGAGATTCCTCATTATCTAAGCTTTAGTCGCCCGGATGTGAACATAGAGGACGAAATATTTGAAGACGACGTTCAAAATGACAGCGACAATTCCGACGATACGGTGTATAGACTGGAACAGTTAGAAAACAAACCATCGCGTCCCCATTCCTGTCGCTTAGGAAACCGGGGTAACACAGCCAAGAACAGGAAAAACAAGGACTCTCTTGTACAGGAGGAGAAATTAGTCAGAATATTACGCCAATCCAAATCCTCGAACCAAGACAGACTGACCGATGATGAGCAGGATGATCTTGACAGAGAGGATAGTTTCTACCAAGGATTTCGAGTAGAATCGGCGCGTAGAGGAAATAAGCGCAAAAGTGCCAAAAGTTGTAAAAGTGACGGAAAAAGGTCCTCGAGGACAATTACCGATCTGAACAGCTCTTCTGACAATGACGATGTAAGTGACTCCGAAGTCTGGACAATTCCAGACGAGACCGACACACTTTCTCCCGGAAGTAAAGGACAAGGGAACCGGAAAGGATGGGTAATGGAAGAAGGCGCCACCACTCGAGAGTCATCAGGTTCGACAACTCCAACCTCTACCAGATCGGGACAAACGATAGACTATTACAAAATTGTAAGTGAGAGCTACGAAAGATATGATGCCAATCTGGCCAAGAAAGCAAGCGAGCGGTCCATATCGAGCATCCTACTAATGCCAGTTGACGGGTTTCACACCCCTACTAACTCAGTGGAATTACTTGATACTTCGTTTAATAGCTTTCCATTACCATACCACTTGCAGCGGGTGAGTGCACCACACATTAACAATCCGTATACAATGCTCCTCACCGTGCGGTTTTCtctttatatattcaatagtaacatccgttttttttttgtaatgcattttgATAAAGCTAAAATTCACAAGGCTCATTTTTCTGTTTAGAAACGAAAACTTATTAGAATAGTCAAGCTTACTATTCGTGTAACATATGATAAAGATAGGATTCGTTCCATTCGATGTTCGGAGGTTCATTTACAGCACCACAGATTTTTTAATCAgtgaatttaatttgtttttcttgcaaACCTGTGAAGTCATTGTcagtgaaatattttcaaattaaagaatTGAATTCCATAAGGCTTCATAATTATTAACGTGAGGAGCATTGTACACATAGCTTGATTATAGCTTGATTATAGCacattttgattaattaatatttgattaatttattaaCGTGTCTTATATATGACACACCgtttacttttttaaacagtaaaataaGTATCTTTACCCATATTTATTCAGCAAAACCTAAAccttgtatgtatatatatgttaataattatattttgcaCCTTAGTTCTTATAAAGTAGGCTTTTCACTCCCATTTTTCCCCGTTACAACCAATAATATGTTTCGCATTTGTTACTGATATCAATAATATACGTTGtgaacatttatattcataaaagaaaacGCAACTATTTGGAGATAATGATTTTAGGTGTTACATcgattttcaaagaaaaaagggGGAGACCAttgaaacattttcaaaacgttttcatttttattaatatgttgatttttatatttatgattaatattcaaattgttttcattttcatttatttagaaaaatattgcGGAAAAATCGAATTAATCTACATTTTTTTACAAGAAGggattttattatatttctgtaAAGACGAGCATATAATATTAAGTAAAAATCCCCGATTCAGTCTAATTGTGAGTCAAATTATGTTACGCATTCGTAGAAAGCCGTTCATTTCataaagtggtttttttttcgtaaatcgACGGCTATAAATTAGCGTTTAAAATGTGTGTAggcaggaattttttttaaatattacaggtTAATTAAAGTGTTACCTGAAGGAAAAATTAAATTCGATATAATAATGGCTAGTCCATAACGTGTCTGACTCGAAAACTGTTTTATGAGCTAAGCGTctgcattttaaaacaaaaaatttatcAACAATGCATtccaaaacataaaaattacaacgaatttcatAGTCAGCATATCTctacttttaaaatatcaaagaaatttgcAACCATATAATTTCAGAAATTCAATATTTCGGCTGACAgatattaatatttgatataaatccaTCAGGGGGTAGGGGATTCGTTTAATCAAACTatgattatttaataattacatttaaatgtTTCCACGAAATGTAACGTCCGCcgtgaattaagaaaatataaaactataatATTCGCGATCTATTCCTTAGTCAACAGgagattttgatttaaaaaagagaaagataTATAGATATGACAAACATGGAATGCTGCATGCTGGGTTCAACAGTTGTAAGTCGATCTCTTATCTCTTATATATCAAATAGTTCTCTTTAAGACACTTAATGCacgtatttatttattgcaatttgatttaaaagcctgcgttttttttttacggaTAGATGTGAAAGTTGCCTGTTTTTATTGGGGGTGATGGGTGACGCTTGGCGAAGCTTGATTGTGTGTTGTGTTTATGATTTAACGGATTACGTAAAAGTTTTCCAACTTgaagatttttatttcttaaatttatggTCATCTTAATGAACCCTTTACATCTCTAGCGAGAAGTGAATAGAGTTTTAAATACgctttaaatgtttgttttgggatattatgtaatatctcacaattttttttcttcagacgATTCAAATTCCGTGTCCTTCACAAGActacaaaaactatttttaaccttcgaatctttttttatttgaactgtCCTTTTACTTTGGATATCAACACATGTACACCACTACACATGTGAATAAGACAAgaatatatttagatttttataaatccttttgagtttaaaaaatattacatgcattaTCATAACAAATATTTAGAAATGATTAAGTGATAGCTACAAGAATGCGATTTTCGTATTTTCATCTGTAGAGAGAATGGTTTCATCTTCGTAAAAATCTCTCGTTATTTGCTGAGTTCACCCGGGCATAAGGTCACGCCCCAGTTATCAAACCCTGCTTTTGATAAAAACACATTAGTTTACTTCATTTCCTCTGATTAATTCTTCATGTAAGCCGTCATTGGGGATATAACTCAGTAGGTCATCTTTATCCCTACTTTACGAGTAGTACCCGGTGAATTATACATTAGCTCTGCAATACACCTAATTCTTTTGGACCGAGAAGATACCTTGATGAGGAATTTGTTAGATCTTCTTATACAAAGCCAGTTTCTTTTTTATGTGTTTCTTATTAATTGTACCTATAAATGTAAAGTACCTAATGGAGCGCAAATtaaatacctacatgtataagaaGTCAAACCTAAATTCCCTCACTAACTGTAGAATTAGATTGGCAGGTTGATCATTTATCGAGGAAACTTTGGTTCTGATGAAAAGAGGAATAgtcttaatatacatgtaaaaattaactTGATTCTTAGACGAGAAATAGGATGGactttgaaataagaaaaaagtcAATCAAAGGAAGACACTTACGTTCCTAAAAAAGTGTCGCTTCACAAGATTTCcttatttggttttattttgaattttctttacaaaatgggtattttatcattaaaaatttgattattatGAATTTCTGATGATTAAGAATCTAACACTGCCAGAAATCTTTTGAAACCAAGAAGATggaaattgtttatatatgtttagcGCATTGATAGCCCAGGCCCTAATTCATTGACGGTGTTTCACCCCACGCCTTGTTGCACACACTGATTAAGGTCCATTGTCCACCTCAACGTTTAGGtaatatcaaatacaattattgataaaatacaCCAGATTAGGGTTTGTACGAACAACGTTTTTAAAGAAGACCGACTATCCTGAAAATCTCTCCACATTTCTAATATAAgatcaaaatttatataaaaaatctcTCATAGGATGTTGGTTTTGAATAATTCAGACACGGGGCGGTAAGTGCAGGGATGAGGAATTTCATTCGGTGTATTGGAAATCCTTTGGAGAATTACAGACTTTTGTCGCGCGAGCTATGTCGTTGGGTGCATGTGTAAAAAGTACCCGACCgaatcaaataattaattttgtagGACGCAAGTCGATTTCTTTGATAAAGTACGAGTAAACGACTTGTAATTAGGACAGTCGTCTTTGAGAGCGGAAAAACAAAGGGAAAACGAAGAACTACACgcattatatatttatgtacaatattaatatacatgtaaaatatattgagCGATTTCTCGCAGTGTATCCAACCTATATGTACTTTCTCTGTCAACGTCCATTGGACAATCTGGCACGCTGTCCTTCAGACATTAACGTAATTCATTTGACTGTTCACAGCAGCGAGCGATGACACTCTATGGTCTATTGTAATACACAGCGATTGTTAAATCACTTTAGACATAGCATTTCGATGTATTTTTAATTAGGATCGATCAGAAAGGCACCGCGCGCAGCCATTGATGGTTGCTAGACTCAGAAAGGCAGAGAGCGGGAGACCAGTATTGTTTCACAGGTCGAACTCTAACATGTACATCTTTTCTCGTTGCCAGCGAATGGATGATCTGGTGACTGCGTTTCTAGACGCCCTACAAGAACGCCATTCTCAGGGTCGACTGACTCAGAACGAGTACCAAAACGTCATGAGGAACCTTCGCTATCAGTTGGTCGAGTTTGTTTTTACCTGCATTACGAGTGACGTCACGCCGCGTTTGGAAGTTACGGTAAGTTGTTACGTCAGTTACGTAATCTGTAATTTTGTGTTACACATTTTTTCCTCTCACTGTTGAATTATATATCCAAATTATATCATGATTGAAATCATCATTTCATAGATATGTCTCATATAGGGATTTTTTCAACTCCGtttgtgttacatgtacattgtatgttaAACTCGTTGCAAAATGTAtcgtatatatttacatatcatGCTGTTGACTTTTATAATTACAGACAATTTGCTTAATTTGCAAGTCTTATAAAGAACGGATCTATCGAACTATATACTAATCCAGATCAAAATGGATTTAATATGGGATCCATGTAACAGAAAGAATAACTCCAAAGTGGCGTAATAGCTAATACGCGCGGAAAATTAAATAGAACATGGTGCTCAAATGATTAATTTTAGTGAAAAAGATAATCCTTTGATCGTCAGGGCCTAAGAAATGCCTCTAGGTTTATCGTGCCTTACATACAGTAAACTCCCAAGACATTCCGTAGAAGCAAATCCTCTCCGGGGCTAATGCTTTTGCAGTTAATCTTTGACTTTCCAAATTTACATCGGAGCTATGTAATAGAACACAGGCGGTCTTTGGAGACGTTATGTTTTAGGATCGAGTGATATTTTTTGCATCTTGTTTTCAGGCCGATCCCAACTCTGAAGCAGAGGCCGAGTGGAGTGTTCAAATCCAGCTTCGACCCTCCGACGAACACGTGAGTTGCAATTTATGACGTAAGATTAAAGCAGCGCTACCTTAAATGAAAAAGTGGAAATATCTGCCTCATTGCTTGCAATGGAATGTGTATTCTGTGCTATTTCAgcttttttataacttttttatatgtcggttaaacaagttttaaaacatCATAAATAATATGTTGGTTAATTAGGTTAATTTGGCTTTGATCTTAACTTTGCACATCAAAGCACATACTTTCATGCAACTTTCGATACTTATTGACGAATATTTGCAAGTTTTAATGAATGTACTCTCATTAccaattacaaaaaataattcagtccTTAAAAgtctttttgataaaaatagttcttttttatgaaattgtttttttttttcttgaagatTTTGCAAACATCAGAAAAACAGCTTGCCAGAAAACTATCGGAGAAAGGGGACAGGATTACACGAGAGGATATCATATATCTCCTCGGGGACCATCTCAGAACCATTGAACAGCTACAGGTAATACTCTAAATTAATTACAGATCATATAAATATTGACTTGTGAGAATATATGGCTATGTTTAGCAAGAGTGCATGTGGTGCAGCTAGCGGGCACGCTTTTCCATTAAAAAGTTTGAACATAAAATAAGAATCATTAAATATGAATGGTTCAGCTTTGATAACTTATGTACGTTCATAAACCTGGAACATTTCCCTAATTGCAGTTTTATAATGCATGTCTTATTATAgaatttttgcaaatgtttgttattaataatttttataactgTCATTTTTGTTTGCAGCACGTCCGCGACAATGAGAGATGCCTAACTAACAAAACCGAGGAGAAAGGAAAAGTAAGAAACCGAAATATGTCAGCACCGGTAGTAAGAAAAGAAGCCACGGTAAACTCAAAGAGGAAGAAAACCCCCGCATCCGATTTTGGAAGACCGAAAAAACCAGAAGCGGTCTCTACAGCGAGAAGGACAACCCCAGGGACGATATCAAAACCAGTGAATGGAAAACCCCCGAAAAGTCCTCACAAAGAAAACCAGGCGGACTCCGACAGTGATGCTACGATAGGAAACCAATCGGATACAGACCTGAATTCTCCGGTTACAACACCGGTTATGCGGAAAAGCCTGTCCCTGGATGAAAGAAAGCTCAAAAAGACAATTAACccatcattaaattctgtacgtattataaaacagttttataCCACTATCGTTAATTGAAGCCCCTCTCCTGTTTACCTATAAAGTTAAAGCTTGAACCGTCAGGAGTCAAATTATCGGGATCGTAAAACCAAGTATTCAGGTTATTAATTCACTACGATCAATTATACGGGTAACTGCATTTTTATGTTTACTTTAATAAAAACCTAAGAAGTGGAGAATAAAATCTGTAAATATAAGCGTACAATTGATTTTGCTAATCAAGCGATGTATGGCTGGGGTTAAATTCGTGTCAGATTTGGTCCGTTCGTTAGCGCTTTTAGAACGGGTGTCAGGTCGATGAATGTCATTTGAGATCTTTACATACCTCTTGTAGGCAGACAATCGAACTAGTCTGGCTTCAGACCTCTCCGGACAGATTTGGCGGGAACGAGCCAAACTGTCCGCAGACGACATTCTCAAGCTTTTGAACAACGCTCGGGATCGGATGTGCCGCCATGGGAACGAAGAGGTgagttatttttgttatttcacCCCTTTTATCTATTTTTGGATAAAAGCAAGAATTTGTGTCACACAATTAATTAGTGGCGACCTTTAATGAGTGGCGACCATTTTATATCGCATTAGTTAAAACCCCTTGCAGAGGAAAATACACTTTTGAGTCGCGACATACGCGAGCGAAGCAACCATAAAGTTTTGCCAAAGCACAGCTATTTTAGgtttaaaaaggtaaataattcgtagaaaggttaaaaaaataattctaaagaTAAATTTGTAGCATGGTTATTGATTAGAATTTCTTGAAACCAATCTAATGTTTATATAAGACTTTTAATAATCTTCTTAGATATCATAGATAGCGGACAGATTtcaattaaattcaatttcGCATCCATAAACCTATTGAACAAACTTAACTAGAACACGCttaaaaaagattaataaaAAGAACAAGTATTGAGGACATTTAATTAAAGGTTGCGAGAGTTGTCTGCCTTTGGGCAGGATCTGTTCAGTGAAATGACACGTTTATTTGAGTTTTGAATTTGCAATTTCGTTTGGCaattaagaaaacacaaaatgcTTAGCAAGTatattttttgtggaaaaaaggTCACTATCGGAAACATTGGATGGCCTTGACTAAGTCAGTAAGGGCGAAAtcattttcttttccaaaaagAGCATAAAAAACCTCAGAGGAAATGTTTTTTTGATCAAAGTCTGTGCAGTGTGGTACCATTGAGACTTGCAATGTCAGAACATTAGTCAAGACGAATGTAGCTGTGATCTCACTGTTTCAAATTTGTCATAATATAACTGAGAGACAAAGGACCCCGAGTCGGTCTTTGGAATATAAGCTTACTTGTAATGCTTTTTTTGACGctgtttttgtaaaattcttttttttaattcaaaaacttGGTAATAGTGGTGAAATAAATGCAACATGTTGAAGCAGTGATGGTGAGAGATGATTTAGAACAATTAGCTTAGACATTTCAAGCTTGCAAAGTGTAGATCCGTGCCTTAAAAGAAGAATTACTTGTTtaaattcttctaaaaaattaagaattaaaaaaagaaaaacaaaggcAGAAATACCTGTGCATCGTATGAACTACTTTAGCTTGctactacatacatgtacatgtatgatcaaTCATATTGCTGTATGAAACATCTCCATTCTGTACTGTGAGTTTTAAATCAATTGGAATGTATCTATCTATAGATTGAACTTTCAAGTTCACCCTTCTTTAAAATCTCCCCCAAAACCGTGTTTCTCTTAAACCTGTTTGTCTAGGACTTAAGGACATGCATTGATGCCCTAACGCCTTCAAAAACCGCAGTCTAATAATTGGTATGACTTTAGTTTACCCGCAATAACAGATGTGACATGTCCCGAAAAGTGCAAATCATGTAGGCCTTAAGCTGTTCAACAAAtaatattgatacatgtttaaTATGAAAGGGCCTTGCCATTCATACctattgaacaaaaaatattgatatggcCCTGTcccgaattaataaattatattgcaATATTTGCACTATAAAGAATCAAATCTCGGTCAAAGTCGCTGATAGACAcgcttttaaaaattaaaatcgcgTAGTCGTATTGGGGAATAAATCTTATGGCGGTGTTATATTTCTACCACCGTGGCCGCTCGGATTTCCTGAGACAATGCTTACGCAACG
This genomic window from Crassostrea angulata isolate pt1a10 chromosome 8, ASM2561291v2, whole genome shotgun sequence contains:
- the LOC128158427 gene encoding uncharacterized protein LOC128158427 isoform X1, yielding MGTGFSVVCSSKRSVIISNSIRAVRKDPDVEADDTPVRIPSKLHACESRDSGIVENEIPHYLSFSRPDVNIEDEIFEDDVQNDSDNSDDTVYRLEQLENKPSRPHSCRLGNRGNTAKNRKNKDSLVQEEKLVRILRQSKSSNQDRLTDDEQDDLDREDSFYQGFRVESARRGNKRKSAKSCKSDGKRSSRTITDLNSSSDNDDVSDSEVWTIPDETDTLSPGSKGQGNRKGWVMEEGATTRESSGSTTPTSTRSGQTIDYYKIVSESYERYDANLAKKASERSISSILLMPVDGFHTPTNSVELLDTSFNSFPLPYHLQRRMDDLVTAFLDALQERHSQGRLTQNEYQNVMRNLRYQLVEFVFTCITSDVTPRLEVTADPNSEAEAEWSVQIQLRPSDEHILQTSEKQLARKLSEKGDRITREDIIYLLGDHLRTIEQLQHVRDNERCLTNKTEEKGKVRNRNMSAPVVRKEATVNSKRKKTPASDFGRPKKPEAVSTARRTTPGTISKPVNGKPPKSPHKENQADSDSDATIGNQSDTDLNSPVTTPVMRKSLSLDERKLKKTINPSLNSADNRTSLASDLSGQIWRERAKLSADDILKLLNNARDRMCRHGNEENSDKPKTSQEKTRPHSDGATNNTCSDYQNSRQTVDKKAQALLLIGVKKEFKEILRLDREFIKEIRQLIQRNAITRKELETQILTHMKKTGNIRVKAISVGPAPLKHTRSLNDAVGDTRAESSAHSNSSRRSEPDMRKWRADLDENSRQNGVMNQRVMTGKRRAGAPQMTGLAPMEPLSEGAEENHMLTRVEEIEGKSSVKSRPDSGIAVSMSSGSYSSYSSSEATKEPETDDIDEACLTETPEMIDRVEKVKAESHNDVKSLVAAITKGLMTQQLKAHALYCWLTSLDLSRPPKGKHKSTAPATKVKALIDKKLTYAQFYQELCRAAGIKCEKVEGFVKSQDYLPGNTVQSPKFQHTWCAVQLDGHYRLVDPLYGAKRDKDNTHERFYMDHYFMTSPDNFLLSHYPKEKRWLLMNQTYSIEGFEEMVKTWPAMFHFNIRPLSMKSVIRTYDGKLSITVLLRNVAVNPSLEYSGPGPELDAYSLKENIIEEIRDVENAETFHITLPQEGNYYFTLDAHVLEDEIDVPVFQCRIEYVDELL
- the LOC128158427 gene encoding uncharacterized protein LOC128158427 isoform X2, with the protein product MGTGFSVVCSSKRSVIISNSIRAVRKDPDVEADDTPVRIPSKLHACESRDSGIVENEIPHYLSFSRPDVNIEDEIFEDDVQNDSDNSDDTVYRLEQLENKPSRPHSCRLGNRGNTAKNRKNKDSLVQEEKLVRILRQSKSSNQDRLTDDEQDDLDREDSFYQGFRVESARRGNKRKSAKSCKSDGKRSSRTITDLNSSSDNDDVSDSEVWTIPDETDTLSPGSKGQGNRKGWVMEEGATTRESSGSTTPTSTRSGQTIDYYKIVSESYERYDANLAKKASERSISSILLMPVDGFHTPTNSVELLDTSFNSFPLPYHLQRRMDDLVTAFLDALQERHSQGRLTQNEYQNVMRNLRYQLVEFVFTCITSDVTPRLEVTADPNSEAEAEWSVQIQLRPSDEHILQTSEKQLARKLSEKGDRITREDIIYLLGDHLRTIEQLQHVRDNERCLTNKTEEKGKVRNRNMSAPVVRKEATVNSKRKKTPASDFGRPKKPEAVSTARRTTPGTISKPVNGKPPKSPHKENQADSDSDATIGNQSDTDLNSPVTTPVMRKSLSLDERKLKKTINPSLNSADNRTSLASDLSGQIWRERAKLSADDILKLLNNARDRMCRHGNEENSDKPKTSQEKTRPHSDGATNNTCSDYQNSRQTVDKKAQALLLIGEILRLDREFIKEIRQLIQRNAITRKELETQILTHMKKTGNIRVKAISVGPAPLKHTRSLNDAVGDTRAESSAHSNSSRRSEPDMRKWRADLDENSRQNGVMNQRVMTGKRRAGAPQMTGLAPMEPLSEGAEENHMLTRVEEIEGKSSVKSRPDSGIAVSMSSGSYSSYSSSEATKEPETDDIDEACLTETPEMIDRVEKVKAESHNDVKSLVAAITKGLMTQQLKAHALYCWLTSLDLSRPPKGKHKSTAPATKVKALIDKKLTYAQFYQELCRAAGIKCEKVEGFVKSQDYLPGNTVQSPKFQHTWCAVQLDGHYRLVDPLYGAKRDKDNTHERFYMDHYFMTSPDNFLLSHYPKEKRWLLMNQTYSIEGFEEMVKTWPAMFHFNIRPLSMKSVIRTYDGKLSITVLLRNVAVNPSLEYSGPGPELDAYSLKENIIEEIRDVENAETFHITLPQEGNYYFTLDAHVLEDEIDVPVFQCRIEYVDELL
- the LOC128158427 gene encoding uncharacterized protein LOC128158427 isoform X4; this translates as MGTGFSVVCSSKRSVIISNSIRAVRKDPDVEADDTPVRIPSKLHACESRDSGIVENEIPHYLSFSRPDVNIEDEIFEDDVQNDSDNSDDTVYRLEQLENKPSRPHSCRLGNRGNTAKNRKNKDSLVQEEKLVRILRQSKSSNQDRLTDDEQDDLDREDSFYQGFRVESARRGNKRKSAKSCKSDGKRSSRTITDLNSSSDNDDVSDSEVWTIPDETDTLSPGSKGQGNRKGWVMEEGATTRESSGSTTPTSTRSGQTIDYYKIRMDDLVTAFLDALQERHSQGRLTQNEYQNVMRNLRYQLVEFVFTCITSDVTPRLEVTADPNSEAEAEWSVQIQLRPSDEHILQTSEKQLARKLSEKGDRITREDIIYLLGDHLRTIEQLQHVRDNERCLTNKTEEKGKVRNRNMSAPVVRKEATVNSKRKKTPASDFGRPKKPEAVSTARRTTPGTISKPVNGKPPKSPHKENQADSDSDATIGNQSDTDLNSPVTTPVMRKSLSLDERKLKKTINPSLNSADNRTSLASDLSGQIWRERAKLSADDILKLLNNARDRMCRHGNEENSDKPKTSQEKTRPHSDGATNNTCSDYQNSRQTVDKKAQALLLIGVKKEFKEILRLDREFIKEIRQLIQRNAITRKELETQILTHMKKTGNIRVKAISVGPAPLKHTRSLNDAVGDTRAESSAHSNSSRRSEPDMRKWRADLDENSRQNGVMNQRVMTGKRRAGAPQMTGLAPMEPLSEGAEENHMLTRVEEIEGKSSVKSRPDSGIAVSMSSGSYSSYSSSEATKEPETDDIDEACLTETPEMIDRVEKVKAESHNDVKSLVAAITKGLMTQQLKAHALYCWLTSLDLSRPPKGKHKSTAPATKVKALIDKKLTYAQFYQELCRAAGIKCEKVEGFVKSQDYLPGNTVQSPKFQHTWCAVQLDGHYRLVDPLYGAKRDKDNTHERFYMDHYFMTSPDNFLLSHYPKEKRWLLMNQTYSIEGFEEMVKTWPAMFHFNIRPLSMKSVIRTYDGKLSITVLLRNVAVNPSLEYSGPGPELDAYSLKENIIEEIRDVENAETFHITLPQEGNYYFTLDAHVLEDEIDVPVFQCRIEYVDELL
- the LOC128158427 gene encoding uncharacterized protein LOC128158427 isoform X3, which codes for MGTGFSVVCSSKRSVIISNSIRAVRKDPDVEADDTPVRIPSKLHACESRDSGIVENEIPHYLSFSRPDVNIEDEIFEDDVQNDSDNSDDTVYRLEQLENKPSRPHSCRLGNRGNTAKNRKNKDSLVQEEKLVRILRQSKSSNQDRLTDDEQDDLDREDSFYQGFRVESARRGNKRKSAKSCKSDGKRSSRTITDLNSSSDNDDVSDSEVWTIPDETDTLSPGSKGQGNRKGWVMEEGATTRESSGSTTPTSTRSGQTIDYYKIVSESYERYDANLAKKASERSISSILLMPVDGFHTPTNSVELLDTSFNSFPLPYHLQRRMDDLVTAFLDALQERHSQGRLTQNEYQNVMRNLRYQLVEFVFTCITSDVTPRLEVTADPNSEAEAEWSVQIQLRPSDEHILQTSEKQLARKLSEKGDRITREDIIYLLGDHLRTIEQLQHVRDNERCLTNKTEEKGKVRNRNMSAPVVRKEATVNSKRKKTPASDFGRPKKPEAVSTARRTTPGTISKPVNGKPPKSPHKENQADSDSDATIGNQSDTDLNSPVTTPVMRKSLSLDERKLKKTINPSLNSADNRTSLASDLSGQIWRERAKLSADDILKLLNNARDRMCRHGNEENSDKPKTSQEKTRPHSDGATNNEILRLDREFIKEIRQLIQRNAITRKELETQILTHMKKTGNIRVKAISVGPAPLKHTRSLNDAVGDTRAESSAHSNSSRRSEPDMRKWRADLDENSRQNGVMNQRVMTGKRRAGAPQMTGLAPMEPLSEGAEENHMLTRVEEIEGKSSVKSRPDSGIAVSMSSGSYSSYSSSEATKEPETDDIDEACLTETPEMIDRVEKVKAESHNDVKSLVAAITKGLMTQQLKAHALYCWLTSLDLSRPPKGKHKSTAPATKVKALIDKKLTYAQFYQELCRAAGIKCEKVEGFVKSQDYLPGNTVQSPKFQHTWCAVQLDGHYRLVDPLYGAKRDKDNTHERFYMDHYFMTSPDNFLLSHYPKEKRWLLMNQTYSIEGFEEMVKTWPAMFHFNIRPLSMKSVIRTYDGKLSITVLLRNVAVNPSLEYSGPGPELDAYSLKENIIEEIRDVENAETFHITLPQEGNYYFTLDAHVLEDEIDVPVFQCRIEYVDELL